The following coding sequences are from one Microbacterium sp. SORGH_AS_0969 window:
- a CDS encoding type 1 glutamine amidotransferase domain-containing protein: protein MTDLSGKRIAFLLTDGFEDSELTSPWEAVTSAGAEAVLVSPSEGSITGEKGHEQKVDLDVSSASAGDFDALVLPGGVQNADDIRIVTDAVSFTRDFFEQHKPVAVICHGGWILTEADVLKGRTLTSYPTLQTDLRNAGATWVDEEVHVDQGLVSSRNPDDLPAFNAKLVEEVAEGRHAGQTA from the coding sequence ATGACCGATCTCAGCGGCAAGCGCATCGCATTCCTGCTCACCGACGGTTTCGAAGACAGCGAGCTCACCAGCCCCTGGGAGGCCGTGACCTCGGCGGGCGCGGAGGCCGTGCTCGTCTCGCCGAGCGAGGGCAGCATCACGGGTGAGAAGGGCCACGAGCAGAAGGTCGACCTCGACGTCTCCTCGGCGTCGGCCGGCGACTTCGATGCCCTCGTGCTTCCCGGTGGCGTCCAGAACGCGGACGACATCCGCATCGTGACGGATGCCGTGTCGTTCACTCGCGACTTCTTCGAGCAGCACAAGCCCGTTGCCGTCATCTGCCACGGCGGGTGGATCCTCACGGAGGCCGACGTCCTCAAGGGTCGGACGCTGACCAGCTACCCGACGCTGCAGACCGATCTGCGCAACGCGGGAGCGACGTGGGTCGACGAGGAGGTCCACGTCGACCAGGGTCTGGTCTCGAGCCGCAACCCCGACGACCTGCCCGCGTTCAACGCCAAGCTCGTGGAAGAGGTCGCTGAGGGCCGCCACGCGGGCCAGACGGCCTGA
- a CDS encoding MDR family MFS transporter: MAATGTTTAPPPTASGVTTAQSRVIWLLLTAAFVAMLNETTMNVAIPFLIRDLGITAVSAQWLTTAFMLTMAVVIPITGFLLQRFTTRQVFITAMTLFSTGTLVAFLSPGFGLLVVARVIQASGTAIMMPLLMTTIMTIVPPQHRGRMMGRVSIVMALAPAIGPTMSGLILQSLGWHWIFGIVLPIALVSLFVGARWIHNLGETRTAPIDVASVILSALGFGGLVFGLSQIGGGHGGGPDAASTSLVSLIAALTIGALGLGAFIWRQIRLQRTDSALLDLRVFRSGAFTLTVAQLGVMSLAFFGAITLLPLYLQTVLGKTPLETGLAVLPGSLVMGLAGPVIGRIYDRFGTQVLLVPGAVIVSATLWFYTTVGTETSFALLIVVQTVMMIGLALSFTPLFTASLGSLEPRFYSYGSAVVGTVQQVAGAAGIALLITVMSSVAAATGEGIEADATGTRTAFMIAAIISLPLIAGAFVIRKPADQVEGSAPVGH, encoded by the coding sequence ATGGCCGCCACCGGCACCACCACCGCACCCCCGCCCACCGCCTCGGGCGTCACGACCGCGCAGAGCCGCGTGATCTGGCTGCTGCTCACCGCCGCTTTCGTGGCGATGCTGAACGAGACGACGATGAACGTCGCAATCCCGTTCCTCATCCGCGATCTCGGCATCACCGCGGTCTCCGCGCAGTGGCTCACCACCGCGTTCATGCTGACGATGGCCGTCGTGATCCCGATCACGGGATTCCTGCTGCAGCGCTTCACCACGCGACAGGTGTTCATCACCGCGATGACGCTGTTCTCGACCGGAACCCTCGTGGCATTCCTCTCGCCGGGCTTCGGGCTCCTCGTGGTCGCGCGGGTGATCCAGGCATCCGGTACCGCGATCATGATGCCGCTGTTGATGACGACGATCATGACGATCGTGCCGCCGCAGCACCGCGGCCGCATGATGGGTCGCGTCAGCATCGTCATGGCGCTCGCGCCGGCCATCGGTCCGACGATGTCGGGCCTGATCCTGCAATCCCTCGGCTGGCACTGGATCTTCGGGATCGTCTTGCCGATCGCCCTCGTCTCACTCTTCGTCGGCGCGCGCTGGATCCACAACCTCGGCGAGACCCGCACGGCACCGATCGATGTGGCATCCGTGATCCTGTCGGCTCTCGGCTTCGGCGGCCTCGTCTTCGGTCTCAGCCAGATCGGCGGCGGTCACGGCGGCGGCCCGGATGCCGCCTCGACCTCGCTCGTTTCCCTGATCGCCGCCCTGACGATCGGAGCGCTCGGCCTGGGCGCGTTCATCTGGCGTCAGATCCGCCTGCAGCGTACCGATTCCGCCCTTCTGGATCTTCGGGTGTTCCGCTCGGGTGCGTTCACGCTGACCGTCGCCCAGCTGGGTGTGATGTCGCTGGCATTCTTCGGCGCGATCACGCTTCTCCCGCTGTACCTGCAGACGGTGCTGGGTAAGACCCCGCTCGAAACGGGCCTCGCGGTCCTGCCCGGTTCGCTCGTCATGGGTCTCGCCGGCCCGGTGATCGGACGCATCTACGACCGGTTCGGCACGCAGGTGCTCCTCGTCCCCGGTGCCGTCATCGTCAGCGCCACGCTGTGGTTCTACACGACGGTCGGAACCGAGACGTCGTTCGCTCTGCTCATCGTGGTGCAGACCGTGATGATGATCGGTCTCGCCCTGTCGTTCACGCCGCTGTTCACGGCCTCGCTCGGCTCGCTCGAGCCCCGGTTCTACTCCTACGGCTCAGCCGTCGTCGGAACGGTGCAGCAGGTGGCGGGAGCGGCGGGCATCGCGCTCCTGATCACGGTGATGTCGTCCGTGGCGGCCGCGACCGGCGAGGGGATCGAGGCGGATGCCACGGGCACGCGCACCGCGTTCATGATCGCCGCGATCATCTCGCTCCCGCTCATCGCGGGTGCCTTCGTCATCCGCAAGCCCGCGGATCAGGTCGAGGGATCCGCTCCCGTCGGCCACTGA
- a CDS encoding DNA-formamidopyrimidine glycosylase family protein, which produces MPEAPEVEALTLFLRERLGGHIVREVDLVEGRALKTRGRPLTELIGRPVTGATRHGKHLDLDLDGVHLGIGFGRAGWATWRELSDADAESPAPEIARFVFDHGILGITDAGEWLSVQLHVVDAPDDVPAVAKLGPDAIDPGYSRGMLAEALGGRRKQLKALLQEQETLAGIGNAYSDEILYAARLSPTAHASALSEDDITRLHLALHDTLTAAVIARRGVPIAEQKAAKVASMRVHGRTGEPCPEGDGVIEDIPGTKGAGQWCPSCQVLPDGSA; this is translated from the coding sequence GTGCCCGAGGCACCCGAAGTCGAGGCGCTCACGCTGTTCCTGCGTGAGCGCCTCGGCGGTCACATCGTCCGCGAGGTCGACCTCGTGGAGGGCCGCGCGTTGAAGACCCGCGGTCGGCCGCTCACCGAACTGATCGGACGCCCCGTCACGGGAGCGACCCGCCACGGGAAGCACCTCGACCTCGATCTCGACGGCGTGCACCTCGGGATCGGTTTCGGTCGCGCCGGATGGGCGACGTGGCGCGAGCTGTCGGACGCGGATGCCGAGTCGCCGGCGCCCGAGATCGCCCGATTCGTGTTCGATCACGGCATCCTGGGCATCACCGATGCGGGCGAGTGGCTCTCTGTGCAGCTCCACGTCGTGGATGCGCCCGACGACGTGCCGGCGGTGGCGAAGCTGGGACCGGATGCCATCGACCCGGGCTACTCGCGGGGAATGCTCGCGGAGGCCCTCGGGGGCCGCCGCAAACAGCTCAAGGCGCTGCTTCAGGAGCAGGAGACGCTGGCGGGGATCGGCAACGCGTACTCGGACGAGATCCTGTATGCGGCGCGGCTCTCGCCGACGGCGCACGCCTCGGCCCTGAGCGAGGACGACATCACGAGGCTGCATCTGGCGCTGCACGACACGCTCACGGCCGCGGTGATCGCGCGTCGCGGAGTGCCCATCGCCGAGCAGAAGGCGGCGAAGGTCGCGTCGATGCGGGTCCACGGTCGGACCGGTGAGCCGTGCCCCGAGGGCGACGGCGTGATCGAGGACATCCCCGGCACAAAGGGCGCCGGCCAGTGGTGCCCGTCGTGCCAGGTCCTGCCCGACGGCTCGGCGTGA
- a CDS encoding flotillin family protein, which produces MEIAALGAIGIVVVIALVVVIVVFLIIAGLIRGWYRVAKADEALVIVGKRQRGADGESSRITVITGGGAIVNPLTQRGEMISLRARQIKMEPTAQSSNGVTVNVSGVALVKIGSDPESVRRAAERFASQDKAIEQFTTEQLEGALRGVVATLTVEELMRDRQRLSDQIAEGIKGDLSSQGLILDSFQIQGVTDGNGYIAALGATEVERVKREAEVARINAVREIRARQIATDEANLIEQTKLDKNSAAAKAEVGRANAEAEQAEALTRAERRQAVLQQEAQNTQARLESEVARVADADLYQRQKDADAEAYAQIKAAEARAQIAEQEAAAVRVRAEADAQAVRLAGEARAEAIRAEAEALSHNQEALLAQRALESLVPMMAEFAKGYDRVGNITVLGGEGASGHLATESATGLRSSFEAVRAATGIDLTQIIQGRAVADAFATAQRSGEKAPAAAPSFPAPTTDPTAAATAPETEG; this is translated from the coding sequence ATGGAAATTGCTGCTCTGGGGGCGATCGGCATCGTCGTGGTCATCGCACTCGTCGTCGTCATCGTCGTCTTCCTCATCATCGCGGGGCTGATCCGCGGCTGGTACCGCGTCGCCAAGGCCGATGAAGCCCTGGTCATCGTGGGTAAGCGCCAGAGAGGCGCGGACGGCGAGTCGTCCCGCATCACCGTCATCACCGGTGGCGGCGCGATCGTCAACCCGCTCACGCAGCGCGGCGAGATGATCTCGCTGCGGGCTCGCCAGATCAAGATGGAGCCGACCGCTCAGTCGTCCAACGGCGTCACCGTCAACGTCAGCGGCGTCGCCCTCGTGAAGATCGGCTCGGACCCCGAATCGGTGCGTCGTGCGGCCGAGCGTTTCGCTTCGCAGGACAAGGCCATCGAGCAGTTCACCACCGAGCAGCTCGAGGGTGCGCTCCGTGGCGTCGTCGCCACGCTGACGGTCGAGGAGCTCATGCGCGACCGTCAGCGTCTGTCGGATCAGATTGCCGAGGGCATCAAGGGCGACCTCTCGTCGCAGGGCCTGATCCTCGACTCGTTCCAGATCCAGGGCGTCACCGACGGCAACGGCTACATCGCCGCGCTCGGCGCGACGGAGGTCGAGCGCGTGAAGCGTGAGGCCGAGGTCGCCCGCATCAACGCCGTGCGTGAGATCCGCGCGCGCCAGATCGCGACCGACGAGGCGAACCTCATCGAGCAGACGAAGCTCGACAAGAACAGCGCCGCGGCCAAGGCCGAGGTCGGTCGCGCCAACGCGGAGGCCGAGCAGGCCGAGGCGCTCACGCGCGCGGAGCGGCGCCAGGCCGTTCTGCAGCAGGAAGCGCAGAACACGCAGGCGCGTCTGGAGTCCGAGGTCGCCCGCGTCGCCGACGCCGACCTGTACCAGCGCCAGAAGGATGCCGACGCCGAGGCGTACGCGCAGATCAAGGCGGCCGAGGCCCGCGCCCAGATCGCCGAGCAGGAAGCGGCCGCCGTCCGCGTGCGTGCCGAGGCCGACGCCCAGGCCGTCCGTTTGGCCGGTGAGGCCCGCGCCGAGGCGATCCGCGCCGAAGCCGAGGCGCTCTCGCACAACCAGGAGGCCCTGCTCGCGCAGCGCGCCCTGGAGTCGCTGGTGCCGATGATGGCGGAGTTCGCCAAGGGCTACGACCGCGTCGGCAACATCACGGTGCTGGGCGGAGAGGGAGCGAGCGGCCACCTGGCGACGGAGTCGGCAACGGGTCTGCGGTCGTCGTTCGAGGCGGTTCGGGCAGCGACCGGCATCGACCTGACGCAGATCATCCAGGGCCGCGCCGTCGCGGATGCGTTCGCGACGGCCCAGCGATCGGGGGAGAAGGCGCCGGCCGCTGCGCCGTCGTTCCCGGCCCCGACCACGGACCCCACGGCGGCGGCGACCGCGCCCGAGACCGAGGGCTGA
- a CDS encoding aldose 1-epimerase family protein → MTDAVPTETPTPVSGTPVVLRAHGYEAAIASVGASLRSLTFDGRDLVVPFAEDEVRPAYRGTTLAPWPNRVVDGIHRFGGDEHQLALTEPNRAHALHGLLSWVSWNVLDASDDAVTLTATVPAQAGYPWWLVVSTTYRLDADGLTQTVRATNLADTPAPWGTGPHPYLVAGPATLDEWTLELPADTVLEVTPDRLAPVGLASVTVDAERFDFREPRVLGAVEIDHAYTGLIRDAGARATVTLTDPSGTGVAMSWDESCPWVQIHTADLPAGPGTPGHRAGLAVEPMTCAPDAFNDDSYEYDTGLIALAPGASSEAGWTILAR, encoded by the coding sequence ATGACCGATGCTGTTCCCACCGAGACCCCCACTCCGGTCTCGGGTACCCCCGTCGTCCTGCGTGCCCACGGCTACGAGGCCGCGATCGCGAGCGTCGGGGCCTCGTTGCGCTCCCTCACGTTCGACGGTCGCGACCTCGTCGTCCCCTTCGCTGAGGACGAGGTCCGCCCTGCGTACCGGGGAACGACTCTCGCGCCGTGGCCGAATCGCGTGGTCGACGGCATCCACCGTTTCGGCGGCGACGAGCACCAGCTCGCCCTGACCGAACCGAACCGGGCACACGCCCTGCACGGGCTTCTGTCGTGGGTGAGCTGGAACGTCCTCGACGCCTCTGACGACGCGGTGACGCTCACCGCGACCGTTCCGGCCCAGGCTGGATACCCCTGGTGGCTCGTCGTGTCGACGACGTACCGCCTGGATGCCGACGGTCTGACACAGACGGTCCGGGCGACGAACCTCGCGGACACGCCTGCCCCGTGGGGCACGGGTCCGCATCCCTACCTCGTCGCGGGGCCCGCGACGCTGGACGAGTGGACGCTGGAGCTTCCCGCCGACACCGTCCTGGAGGTGACGCCGGACCGCCTCGCGCCGGTGGGACTGGCATCCGTCACCGTCGACGCGGAGCGCTTCGACTTCCGCGAACCCCGCGTGCTCGGCGCGGTCGAGATCGACCACGCGTACACGGGGTTGATCCGGGATGCCGGCGCTCGCGCGACCGTCACGCTCACCGACCCCTCGGGAACCGGCGTGGCGATGTCGTGGGACGAGTCCTGCCCGTGGGTGCAGATCCACACCGCCGATCTTCCCGCGGGACCCGGAACCCCGGGGCACCGCGCGGGACTCGCCGTCGAGCCGATGACGTGCGCGCCGGACGCCTTCAACGACGACTCCTACGAGTACGACACCGGGCTGATCGCCCTGGCCCCGGGCGCTTCGTCCGAGGCCGGGTGGACGATCTTGGCGCGCTGA
- a CDS encoding glycosyltransferase family 2 protein encodes MSTTGVTVIIPGFNVADYAEEALDSLRAQTHRHWTAVLVDDASTDDTRHLFADAAAADPRFRVVRHETQRGLGAARNTGLARVETPYTSFLDADDLLRPDALTRLADTLDRTSSDFVVGAYVRLRPDAEGPGYTPGEVQPWVAAATDPARERTTLAAHPAASGNIVAWSKLSRTAFWREHDLRFPEGRYYEDQVLAQRMYTRAEAFDVIPDVVVEWRQRRDGGSITQRLGELDVLRDYLEALGEGIAVLRAAGADAAIAQRGALIRTLDLPPLLRIAETHPDPAYRIALEAFLETLPG; translated from the coding sequence GTGAGCACCACCGGCGTCACCGTCATCATTCCCGGCTTCAACGTCGCCGACTACGCCGAAGAGGCCCTCGACTCCCTCCGCGCGCAGACGCACCGACACTGGACCGCGGTGCTCGTCGACGACGCGTCCACCGACGACACCCGGCATCTGTTCGCGGACGCGGCAGCCGCCGACCCGCGCTTCCGAGTCGTCCGCCACGAGACGCAACGCGGACTCGGCGCGGCGCGGAACACCGGGCTCGCGCGGGTCGAGACGCCGTACACGTCCTTCCTCGATGCAGACGATCTCCTGCGACCCGACGCCCTGACCCGGCTGGCGGACACGCTCGATCGCACGAGCAGCGATTTCGTGGTGGGAGCGTACGTACGCCTTCGACCGGATGCCGAGGGCCCGGGTTACACCCCGGGCGAGGTTCAGCCCTGGGTCGCGGCCGCCACCGACCCGGCGCGCGAGCGGACCACACTCGCGGCGCACCCCGCAGCATCCGGGAACATCGTCGCGTGGTCGAAGCTGAGCCGCACGGCCTTCTGGCGCGAGCACGATCTCCGCTTCCCCGAGGGGCGGTACTACGAGGATCAGGTGCTGGCGCAGCGGATGTACACGCGCGCCGAGGCCTTCGACGTGATCCCCGACGTCGTCGTCGAGTGGCGGCAGCGCCGCGACGGAGGCTCGATCACGCAGCGCCTCGGCGAGCTCGACGTGCTGCGCGACTACCTCGAAGCCCTCGGCGAAGGTATCGCGGTGCTGCGAGCGGCCGGGGCGGACGCGGCGATCGCGCAGCGGGGAGCGCTGATCCGTACGCTCGACCTCCCTCCGCTGCTCCGCATCGCCGAGACGCACCCGGATCCCGCGTATCGCATCGCTCTCGAGGCGTTCCTGGAGACGCTGCCCGGCTGA
- a CDS encoding glucose-6-phosphate dehydrogenase, with amino-acid sequence MKIVSSSDWRDAIAFDVPVLVADVVPGEPTRCVACGTAGELIERTELWAVKHRHPKHHGGFVRFYCETHKPAAAPPPPAPVDVKRARTAAPRAERRPSSPKAVAVTDRPMRTMCPDCFVEVSAGGDCGMCGAQVV; translated from the coding sequence ATGAAGATCGTGTCCTCCTCCGACTGGAGGGATGCCATCGCCTTCGACGTTCCGGTCCTCGTTGCCGACGTGGTTCCCGGCGAACCCACGCGCTGCGTGGCGTGCGGCACGGCCGGCGAACTGATCGAACGCACCGAGCTCTGGGCGGTCAAGCACCGCCATCCGAAGCACCACGGCGGCTTCGTACGCTTCTACTGCGAGACGCACAAGCCCGCCGCCGCTCCCCCGCCGCCGGCACCCGTCGACGTCAAGCGCGCACGCACCGCGGCACCCCGCGCGGAGCGGCGCCCGAGCAGCCCGAAGGCCGTCGCGGTCACCGACCGCCCGATGCGGACCATGTGTCCCGACTGCTTCGTCGAGGTCTCGGCGGGCGGCGACTGCGGCATGTGCGGCGCACAGGTCGTCTGA
- a CDS encoding cysteine desulfurase family protein has protein sequence MSLYLDNAATTPVRPEVLEAMAPYLTRFFGNPSSHHEVGEAAASALDDARSRVAGVLGMRTSDILFTSGGTESNNAAIKGLVLGSGKKHLVTTAIEHESVLASADYLARLHGVDVTHARVDSTGTLTPDTLAGALRDDTALVSVGYANNEIGTVQDAAALVAVAHDRRVPVHLDAVQAAGWLPLAGLGADALTVAGHKIGAPKGTGILAVRGRLPFEPLLHGGGQERGRRSGTPDVAGAVAIARALELAEAERADEAERVSGLRDEFTARVLDLVPGARLTGHPSRRLPATASFVFPGTNGETVLLELERRGIVSSSGSACAAGSDEASHVLLALGLSHDDARTAVRFTFPHGLTASLEPVARAVQAAVTAVGSPE, from the coding sequence GTGAGCCTCTACCTCGACAACGCCGCCACAACCCCCGTGCGCCCCGAAGTGCTCGAGGCCATGGCGCCCTACCTCACGCGGTTCTTCGGTAATCCGTCGAGCCATCACGAGGTCGGCGAGGCAGCGGCATCCGCCCTGGACGACGCGCGATCACGCGTCGCCGGAGTGCTCGGGATGCGGACGAGCGACATTCTCTTCACCTCCGGCGGCACCGAGTCCAACAACGCCGCGATCAAGGGACTCGTCCTCGGCTCCGGCAAGAAGCACCTCGTCACGACCGCGATCGAGCACGAGTCCGTCCTCGCGTCAGCGGACTACCTCGCTCGTCTGCACGGAGTCGACGTCACGCACGCCCGGGTCGACTCGACCGGCACCCTGACTCCGGATACGCTCGCCGGCGCGCTCCGCGATGACACCGCACTGGTGAGCGTCGGATACGCGAACAACGAGATCGGCACGGTGCAGGATGCCGCCGCCCTCGTCGCCGTCGCCCACGACCGCCGCGTCCCCGTGCACCTCGACGCCGTCCAGGCCGCGGGGTGGCTTCCCCTCGCGGGACTCGGGGCCGACGCGCTCACGGTCGCCGGGCACAAGATCGGCGCCCCGAAGGGCACGGGGATCCTCGCCGTGCGGGGGCGTCTCCCTTTCGAACCGCTGCTGCACGGCGGGGGGCAGGAACGCGGACGCCGATCCGGCACCCCCGACGTCGCGGGCGCGGTCGCGATCGCCCGCGCGCTGGAACTCGCCGAGGCCGAACGCGCCGACGAGGCCGAGCGCGTCTCGGGTCTGCGCGACGAGTTCACCGCGCGGGTGCTCGACCTGGTCCCGGGTGCGCGGCTCACCGGACACCCGTCTCGGCGCCTTCCGGCCACCGCGAGTTTCGTCTTCCCGGGCACGAACGGCGAAACCGTCCTGCTCGAGCTGGAACGTCGCGGCATCGTGTCATCCAGCGGGTCGGCATGCGCCGCGGGCAGCGACGAAGCCTCGCACGTCCTCCTGGCGCTCGGCCTCTCCCACGACGACGCGCGCACCGCGGTCCGGTTCACGTTCCCGCACGGCCTAACGGCTTCCTTGGAACCGGTCGCCCGAGCGGTCCAGGCTGCCGTGACCGCCGTAGGATCGCCCGAGTGA
- the nadC gene encoding carboxylating nicotinate-nucleotide diphosphorylase, translating into MLTRAAIERVVSAALTEDAPWGDLTSETLIPADAVARAALVARVDGVFSGAAVFAAAFTLTDPSIVVEQHVADGERFAPGDTLATVSGPARAVLTAERIGLNFVQRMSGIATLTSRYVAEVAHTGARIVDTRKTTPGLRAIERQAVRDGGGHNHRFSLSDAVMAKDNHLAVLTSGGLSVTQALEGAIARLPHTTHVEVEVDRLDQIDAVLAAGVGTIMLDNFSLDDLRLGVARIAGAAQVEASGGVTLDTVRAIAETGVDVISVGALTHSAPALDLGLDIQIETA; encoded by the coding sequence ATGCTGACCCGTGCCGCGATCGAACGCGTCGTCTCAGCCGCGTTGACCGAGGACGCCCCCTGGGGCGACCTGACGAGCGAGACGCTCATCCCCGCGGATGCCGTCGCCCGCGCCGCCCTCGTCGCCCGCGTCGACGGTGTCTTCAGCGGCGCGGCGGTGTTCGCGGCCGCTTTCACCCTCACCGATCCTTCGATCGTCGTCGAGCAGCACGTGGCCGACGGCGAGCGGTTCGCCCCGGGCGACACGCTGGCGACGGTCTCGGGTCCCGCGCGCGCCGTGCTCACCGCCGAGCGCATCGGGCTGAACTTCGTGCAGCGGATGTCCGGCATCGCGACCCTCACCAGCCGGTACGTCGCCGAAGTCGCGCACACCGGTGCACGCATCGTCGACACGCGCAAGACCACACCGGGCCTTCGCGCGATCGAGCGCCAGGCAGTGCGTGACGGCGGAGGACACAACCACCGCTTCTCGCTCTCCGACGCGGTCATGGCCAAGGACAACCACCTCGCCGTGCTCACCTCCGGAGGGCTGTCCGTCACGCAGGCGCTCGAAGGGGCGATCGCCCGCCTCCCCCACACCACGCACGTCGAGGTCGAGGTCGACCGGCTCGACCAGATCGACGCGGTGCTGGCCGCCGGCGTCGGCACGATCATGCTCGACAACTTCTCCCTCGACGACCTGCGTCTCGGCGTCGCCCGCATCGCCGGCGCCGCTCAGGTCGAAGCCTCGGGCGGCGTGACGCTCGACACCGTCCGCGCCATCGCCGAAACGGGCGTCGACGTCATCTCGGTCGGCGCTCTCACCCACTCCGCTCCCGCGCTCGACCTGGGCCTGGACATCCAGATCGAGACGGCGTGA
- a CDS encoding ABC transporter ATP-binding protein: MGPGGVGGSMFRGVDAAEQRRRNAQAPRVANLGKRVIDLFRPYRGRIAITVLLVIVASAVGVIPPLLVQRIFDDALFPIDGTPPDLGLLSLLVSVMIALFLLSAGLNVAQTWFTATVGNRVTGDLRTRLFDHLQAMELGFFTRTKTGVIQSRLQNDVGGVSGVLTNTVTSILGNAVTVIASLVAMILIDWRLTLIAVALMPFLIFVQRRVGQVRARIAGETQESLSELSAITQETLSVSGILLSKSFNRQRTESARFDAENDNQVHLQVRRAMSGQGFFAVVQVIMSSVPAVIYLVAGFLIAGGTGAITAGTIVAFTTVQARLLMPLMGLMRVALDVQTSSALFARIFEYLDLRPAIVDAPDALPVSAAPGPVGRIEFRDVEFRYPDAPVHARPTLDGVSFTVEPGQHVAFVGPSGAGKTTILYLTPRMYEASAGSVMFSGADVRTLDRASIIDEIGIVSQETYLFHATVRENLRYARPDATDEEIEAACRAANIHHVIAGFEAGYDTVVGERGYRLSGGEKQRIAIARVLLKDPPVLLLDEATSALDTVSERIVQEALETASHGRTTLSIAHRLSTVIGADRIHVVDAGRIVESGTHAELLAAGGLYASLAAEQLAATFVLAEEERDAAGLARAALPARRSCRRGARLSCGARVTSSRRKARSAVWTGGFDRLSHLCGLSHLCGLSHLCGLSHLCGLGHLCASP, encoded by the coding sequence ATGGGCCCAGGTGGAGTCGGCGGAAGCATGTTCCGCGGTGTCGATGCGGCCGAGCAGCGTCGACGCAACGCTCAGGCGCCCCGTGTCGCGAATCTCGGTAAGCGCGTCATCGACCTCTTCCGGCCGTACCGGGGGCGAATCGCGATCACGGTGCTGCTCGTGATCGTGGCGTCGGCGGTCGGCGTCATCCCGCCCTTGCTCGTGCAGCGCATCTTCGATGACGCGCTCTTCCCGATCGACGGCACGCCGCCGGATCTGGGTCTGCTCAGCCTTCTCGTGAGCGTGATGATCGCGTTGTTCCTGCTCTCGGCGGGATTGAACGTGGCGCAGACGTGGTTCACCGCCACGGTCGGGAACCGTGTCACGGGCGATCTGCGCACCCGGCTGTTCGATCACCTGCAGGCGATGGAGCTCGGTTTCTTCACCCGCACGAAGACCGGTGTGATCCAGTCGCGGCTGCAGAACGACGTCGGGGGTGTGTCCGGCGTGCTCACCAACACCGTCACGAGCATCCTGGGCAACGCAGTCACCGTCATCGCCTCGCTCGTGGCCATGATCCTCATCGATTGGCGGCTCACGCTGATCGCCGTCGCCCTCATGCCGTTCCTCATCTTCGTGCAGCGGCGCGTGGGACAGGTGCGCGCGCGGATCGCGGGAGAGACCCAGGAGTCGCTGTCCGAGCTGTCCGCGATCACGCAAGAGACGTTGAGCGTGTCCGGCATCCTGCTGTCGAAGTCGTTCAACCGGCAGCGAACGGAGTCGGCCCGTTTCGACGCCGAGAACGACAACCAGGTCCATCTCCAGGTGCGGCGGGCGATGAGCGGCCAGGGCTTCTTCGCGGTGGTGCAGGTCATCATGTCGAGCGTTCCCGCCGTGATCTACCTCGTCGCCGGCTTCCTGATCGCCGGGGGGACCGGGGCGATCACCGCGGGCACCATCGTGGCGTTCACGACGGTCCAGGCTCGGCTGCTCATGCCGCTCATGGGGCTCATGCGCGTGGCGCTCGACGTGCAGACGTCGTCCGCGTTGTTCGCGCGCATCTTCGAGTACCTCGACCTGCGCCCCGCGATCGTCGACGCGCCCGACGCGCTGCCCGTGTCCGCCGCCCCCGGGCCGGTGGGGCGGATCGAGTTCCGCGATGTCGAGTTCCGCTACCCCGATGCGCCCGTGCATGCGCGTCCCACTCTCGACGGTGTGTCGTTCACGGTCGAACCCGGCCAGCACGTCGCCTTCGTCGGACCATCGGGTGCGGGCAAGACGACGATCCTCTATCTGACCCCCCGGATGTACGAGGCGAGCGCGGGATCGGTGATGTTCTCGGGAGCGGATGTGCGAACGCTCGACCGGGCGTCGATCATCGACGAGATAGGAATCGTGTCGCAGGAGACCTACCTCTTCCACGCGACCGTGCGCGAGAACCTCCGCTACGCGCGCCCCGACGCGACCGACGAGGAGATCGAGGCCGCGTGTCGCGCGGCGAACATCCATCACGTGATCGCCGGGTTCGAGGCGGGATACGACACCGTCGTCGGAGAGCGCGGATACCGTCTCTCCGGCGGAGAGAAGCAGCGCATCGCCATCGCGCGTGTGCTGCTGAAAGACCCCCCGGTGCTTCTCCTCGACGAGGCGACGAGCGCTCTCGACACGGTGTCGGAGCGGATCGTGCAGGAGGCGCTCGAGACCGCCTCCCACGGCCGGACGACCCTGTCGATCGCCCATCGGTTGTCCACGGTGATTGGTGCGGATCGAATCCACGTCGTGGACGCGGGGCGCATCGTCGAGTCGGGCACGCACGCCGAGCTCCTCGCCGCGGGCGGTCTGTACGCGAGCCTCGCGGCCGAGCAGCTCGCGGCGACGTTCGTGCTCGCGGAGGAGGAGCGGGATGCCGCGGGCCTCGCCCGCGCGGCGCTGCCCGCGCGGCGCTCGTGCCGACGAGGCGCCCGCCTGAGCTGTGGCGCGCGGGTGACTTCGAGCCGGCGAAAGGCCCGGAGCGCGGTGTGGACCGGTGGCTTCGACAGGCTCAGCCACCTGTGTGGGCTCAGCCACCTGTGTGGGCTCAGCCACCTGTGTGGGCTCAGCCACCTGTGTGGGCTCGGCCACTTGTGCGCGAGTCCCTGA